The sequence TCATAAGCCGCAGTTTTAAAAATTTGTTTATATTCTTCGGGTAGTTTTTCCCAAGCACCACGGTTTACTAAAACATCTAAAGTTGAGCCCGGTTCCCACCAACCAGGATAATAATAAAAGGGAGCCGCTTTATTTAAACCCAGTTTCTCATCATCATAAGGACCAATCCATTCCGCAGCATCAATTGCACCCCTTTCCAAAGCTAAATAAATTTCTCCTCCCGGTAATACTTGGACGTTAACGCCTAAACGTGCCATTACCTTGCCACCCAATCCAGGAATCCGCATTTTTAATCCTCGCAAATCCGCTAAAGATTTAATTTCGCGTTTAAACCATCCTCCCATTTGAGTTCCACTGTTACCGGCAGGAAAATAAACGATATTAAATTTATCGTAGATTTCCTGAATCATCTTTTGCCCATCGCCATGATATAACCAAGCATTTTGCTGCTGTGGAGTTAAACCAAAAGGTATGGAAGTTGCAAAAGCTAAAGCCGGATTTTTACCTATATAAAAATAGCTGGCTGTATGTCCGCACTGTACCGAACCAGTTTGCACTGCATCGAGTACTTCTGTTGCACCCGTTAATTCACCAGCAGCAGCAGGAGTTATCGTAAAGCGTCCGTCAGTCATTTCCTTTACACGGTTAGCAATGGTTTCCGGGCCGGTGTATATTATTAAAGACTCCGGCCAACTGGTTGCCATTCTCCAGCGGACTTTTGGTAAACTCGTACCTGCCGTAGTTGTATTACCACCACGACTACAAGATGCAATAGTCGCAGTGGTTGCGGTTGCAATAGCTGCTTTCTTGATAATTTCTCGACGTTTCATATGATTTATGGTAAAAAATATTCCCAAAGTTGCAATTGTTGCATTCTAAAACAGATTGTTCGGGAAAATAAGCAATTTTTACACAACCATTAGGGAATAGGACATTAGGAATTAGTCTTTTAACCTCACCCCTGCCCCTCTCCTTATTAAGTAGAGGGGTATATGTAGTAAGGTTTCCCCTCTCCCTTGACAAGGAGAGGGGTGCCCGCAGGGCGGGGTGAGGTTTATATTGCATGAAAGTCGCGAGCGATAAATATATGTTAGTAAAAGCCCAAGTTTTAATTCAAAGTCATCTAAAGGCGACTGCATAACGGTCGGCAGAGCCTCCGAAAGCTTGTTATCAGGCTCTGCCTGGGAACCAGTAACCGGTTCAATCTAACATCTAAAATTATTTTTCCTTATCAAACCAAAACCCAAGAAACCCAGCAAACCAAATATCGTACTTGGCTCGGGAACCAATTGACTTTGATTTACCCCAGAAGCAACGGGAAGCTGACGAATTGTAAAAGAATTATAGAAATCATTGTTATCTAAATCATCCGGCACGCTAACGGCAAACTGAAAATCAACGCTTTCGCCAGGTGCAACAGTTCCTCCAGACCAGTTTAAATTAAAAGAACCATCAGCTTTAACTTGGGAAAACTTTGACGAAGTGGGTGTAGTGTCAGAATCGAAAGTGGGGATTATAAAACCACGAGGAACCGAAATTACCGCAGGTGATGCAAAGTTATCTTCTCCAAAAGGAGCATCGGATTGAAAACCGATTTGAAAGTTAAATCCGCCCCATTCTGAACTTGTACTATTTACAACTGTTTCCCTCAGTAAATATCCTGTAGTGCCACCAGAAGCTTCAACGAATAATTTGGTGTCTATGGGAGCTATTTCCTGGAAAGTTTTAGGAGTACAGGATAAGCCGGGAAAGTTATTAATTTGATTTTGATTGCTATTAGGAAAAGCAGTATCCACGGGGGTTTGCACCTGCGGACAAAGTACATCCCCTTGACCTGCACCCCCAGGAGGGCTGATGCTATTAATTATTCTGGCTTGTGCTGTACTGCTAAAGGTTAGAGAGATAGTTAAGGTTGCCGCGAGAGTTCTAATAATTTTGTTCACTGATAGATATTGATTATGAAGTTTGTCTTTAAAAACGATTTGATTTTCATGGTATTCGCTTAACAAAAAAAATACTACTTGATTCGGTATTTACTTAATAATTCGTTTTAGAAACATTTTGTAGTACATGAGAAGAAACAAAAACAGATGAATTTAGAACAACCGCTTACCGAAGAAACTTTTACTCAGGGATTAAAAGAGCTTGCCACCAGAGATAAAGATTTTGCAGAGATACTGAATAAATTAGGAAAACCGGCGAAATGGGAAGAGAATGCAGGTTTTTCGGGGTTGGTGCGAACAATTTTAGGGCAACAGGTTTCTGTTAATTCCGCAGCAGCTACCATGAAGCGTTTATCGGCAACCGTCTCACCCTTGACACCAGAGCATTTACTGCAATTTGAAGATGCTCAATTAAAAGCCTGTGGAGTCAGCCGTCAAAAAATAACTTATATCAAAGAG comes from Rivularia sp. PCC 7116 and encodes:
- a CDS encoding DNA-3-methyladenine glycosylase, producing MNLEQPLTEETFTQGLKELATRDKDFAEILNKLGKPAKWEENAGFSGLVRTILGQQVSVNSAAATMKRLSATVSPLTPEHLLQFEDAQLKACGVSRQKITYIKELAIAIINNDLDLQKLAVADEETIRNQLKPIKGIGDWTIDIYLLMSLQRPDAFPKGDLGVILAYQKLKKLEKRPTPQELEIIAENWRPWRAIAARILWHYYLNGE
- the dctP gene encoding TRAP transporter substrate-binding protein DctP, translated to MKRREIIKKAAIATATTATIASCSRGGNTTTAGTSLPKVRWRMATSWPESLIIYTGPETIANRVKEMTDGRFTITPAAAGELTGATEVLDAVQTGSVQCGHTASYFYIGKNPALAFATSIPFGLTPQQQNAWLYHGDGQKMIQEIYDKFNIVYFPAGNSGTQMGGWFKREIKSLADLRGLKMRIPGLGGKVMARLGVNVQVLPGGEIYLALERGAIDAAEWIGPYDDEKLGLNKAAPFYYYPGWWEPGSTLDVLVNRGAWEKLPEEYKQIFKTAAYEANMDMLARYEALNGEALTKLTQSGTKLVAYSDEILQAAQKATIEELEASASKDATFKKVYEQWKGFRDKLYNWNRVNELSFANFVTKE
- a CDS encoding PEP-CTERM sorting domain-containing protein (PEP-CTERM proteins occur, often in large numbers, in the proteomes of bacteria that also encode an exosortase, a predicted intramembrane cysteine proteinase. The presence of a PEP-CTERM domain at a protein's C-terminus predicts cleavage within the sorting domain, followed by covalent anchoring to some some component of the (usually Gram-negative) cell surface. Many PEP-CTERM proteins exhibit an unusual sequence composition that includes large numbers of potential glycosylation sites. Expression of one such protein has been shown restore the ability of a bacterium to form floc, a type of biofilm.), which translates into the protein MNKIIRTLAATLTISLTFSSTAQARIINSISPPGGAGQGDVLCPQVQTPVDTAFPNSNQNQINNFPGLSCTPKTFQEIAPIDTKLFVEASGGTTGYLLRETVVNSTSSEWGGFNFQIGFQSDAPFGEDNFASPAVISVPRGFIIPTFDSDTTPTSSKFSQVKADGSFNLNWSGGTVAPGESVDFQFAVSVPDDLDNNDFYNSFTIRQLPVASGVNQSQLVPEPSTIFGLLGFLGFGLIRKNNFRC